A section of the Leishmania braziliensis MHOM/BR/75/M2904 complete genome, chromosome 13 genome encodes:
- a CDS encoding outer arm dynein-like protein: MADYEPEDNLEQNSTLSSESIQEDMSNLLRTKLTGEQWNPAKVDGWVEDIINSILTELAELKKPYKYVVTCVFMQRTGAALSTGFISLWDNTKDGMVHVPFENDSFHCLVTVYFLKND, from the coding sequence ATGGCTGACTACGAGCCCGAGGACAACCTCGAACAGAACAGCACCCTGAGCAGCGAATCGATCCAAGAGGATATGAGCAACCTCTTGCGCACAAAATTGACGGGCGAGCAGTGGAATCCCGCCAAGGTAGATGGCTGGGTGGAGGACATTATTAACTCGATCCTAACTGAGCTCGCGGAGCTCAAGAAACCGTACAAGTACGTCGTCACGTGCGTGTTCATGCAGCGTACCGGTGCCGCGCTTTCCACCGGGTTCATTAGCCTCTGGGACAATACAAAGGATGGTATGGTGCACGTCCCTTTCGAGAACGACTCATTTCACTGCCTGGTGACAGTCTACTTCCTGAAGAACGACTAG
- a CDS encoding putative adenylosuccinate synthetase, protein MPVRRYGGRYNNSSSGVSNALSSSSTAGLRPSPSSRENSTPLSTHHDPAFLSTNHAKNEGGLCQKHHVRFREPSVEVEVEIMDDEPSRGLQKPPSRARHAADANNNSASAQCNTTRTSDYTFYTNEDQKKVYEALRSLRPLPELQEPRRVKEYSEVSIKESLYRIVEAHDVIMVAGAFFGDEGKGKTVDAVAHHPLCTCIARVNSGENAGHTVYDKAGRKFVFNLAPSGLLLPGKRNYIGPECVMDPVSFMEKEIIQLISAGIDYHDRLFIGNVCIVTPYHKLLDLLGSAANSSTLKGMAPVHGSKVMKRGIRLDHIFNDDETLRKRLEKDMETYLGLLKVKNLSDADVVRLCREENSDGVLRVPDYVIAFAQAKEKVKFLMNLYHDRVRNNPDFPARCDVIYELRAAVLRGEKVLLEGPQSYWLSNARTKFWESTTSADTTAAGLLAASQLNFQQFKSVVLNVHKAPGSSRVGIGACPSSFVPQDFFSAQNIKTLHDLPPATCANFEAIQRTLFRDGFPYSNDKAKHNGIMAPVEYSDETGDYNIGVAMAIASAQHHGECGAVTKKPRVCGFFDCVLQHEVNSIQGPYLTISALDRGDEYDKVGVTIAYVYYNPEGKQVNVNGHVYKNGDIIRAGDPVPSESALYHCHPIVKLIDGWRDNPIAAAKRRRNTPLPRGLCELLSTIEYFTNCKVLSIGNGPNGDDIIYLRQ, encoded by the coding sequence ATGCCGGTTCGCCGTTACGGTGGCCGTTACAACAACAGCTCGTCCGGTGTATCGAATGCGCTGAGCTcgtccagcaccgctggGTTGCGgccatcgccgtcgtccaGAGAGAACTCGACGCCCCTCTCTACACACCACGATCCCGCCTTCCTGAGTACCAACCATGcgaagaatgaagggggccttTGCCAGAAACACCATGTCAGGTTCCGGGAGCCAAGCGTCGAGGTCGAAGTGGAGATTATGGACGACGAGCCGTCACGAGGCCTGCAGAAGCCGCCGAGCAGGGCGCGGCACGCCGCAGACgcgaacaacaacagcgccagcgcgcagTGCAACACCACAAGGACGTCCGACTACACCTTTTACACAAATGAGGACCAGAAAAAGGTgtacgaggcgctgcgctcGCTGCGGCCTTtgccggagctgcaggagccgCGTCGCGTGAAGGAGTACTCAGAGGTGTCGATCAAGGAGTCGCTCTACCGCATCGTCGAGGCACACGACGTCATCATGGTTGCCGGGGCCTTTTTTGGAGACGAGGGCAAAGGCAAGACAGTGGATGCGGTCGCCCATCACCCACTCTGCACGTGCATCGCGCGGGTGAACAGCGGGGAGAACGCCGGCCACACTGTCTATGACAAGGCCGGTCGCAAGTTTGTCTTCAACCTCGCACCGTCCGGCCTACTGCTGCCTGGCAAGAGGAACTACATTGGCCCTGAGTGTGTCATGGACCCTGTCAGCTTCATGGAGAAGGAGATTATTCAGCTGATCAGCGCCGGTATCGACTACCATGACCGTCTCTTCATTGGCAACGTATGCATTGTGACGCCGTACCACAAGCTTTTGGACCTGCTTGGCTCAGCGGCAAACTCGTCGACGCTGAAGGGCATGGCGCCAGTGCACGGCAGCAAGGTGATGAAGCGTGGCATCCGGCTGGACCACATCTTCAACGACGACGAGACGCTGCGCAAGCGGCTGGAGAAGGACATGGAGACCTACCTTGGTCTGCTCAAAGTGAAGAACCTCTCGGACGCCGACGTGGTGCGGCTCTGTCGCGAGGAGAACAGCGACGGCGTTCTGCGGGTACCGGACTACGTCATAGCGTTTGCGcaggcaaaagaaaaagtgaAGTTCCTCATGAACCTCTATCACGACCGTGTGCGGAACAACCCCGACTTCCCCGCTCGCTGCGACGTCATTTACGAGCTgcgggcggcggtgctgcgcggcgaGAAAGTATTGCTCGAGGGCCCCCAATCTTACTGGCTTAGCAACGCCCGCACAAAGTTCTGGGAGAGCACCACGTCAGCGGACACCACCGCGGCCGGCTTGCTGGCAGCCTCGCAGCTTAACTTCCAGCAGTTCAAGTCCGTCGTTCTCAATGTCCACAAGGCCCCAGGGTCCAGTCGCGTCGGCATTGGTGCCTGCCCCAGCAGCTTCGTCCCGCAGGACTTCTTCAGTGCCCAGAACATCAAGACGCTACACGACTTGCCACCGGCGACGTGTGCCAACTTCGAGGCTATTCAGCGCACTCTCTTCCGCGACGGCTTTCCCTACAGCAACGACAAGGCAAAGCACAATGGTATCATGGCGCCGGTAGAGTACTCGGACGAGACCGGTGACTACAACATCGGCGTCGCCATGGCCATCGCctcagcgcagcaccacggcGAATGTGGAGCCGTCACGAAGAAgccgcgcgtgtgcggctTCTTCGACTGCGTCCTGCAGCACGAAGTGAACAGCATTCAAGGCCCATACCTCACTATCTCCGCTCTTGACCGCGGAGACGAGTACGACAAGGTCGGCGTCACCATCGCCTACGTCTATTACAACCCGGAAGGGAAGCAGGTAAACGTAAATGGGCACGTGTACAAGAATGGCGACATCATCCGCGCCGGTGATCCGGTACCGAGCGAGTCGGCCCTCTACCACTGCCATCCGATCGTAAAGCTGATTGACGGCTGGCGCGACAACCCGATCGCCGCGGCgaagcgccgccgcaacacaccgctgccgcgcggTTTGTGTGAGCTCCTTTCCACCATTGAGTACTTCACCAACTGTAAGGTTCTATCGATCGGCAACGGACCGAATGGAGACGACATTATCTACCTGCGCCAGTAG
- the NT3 gene encoding nucleobase transporter — translation MICNFSSMAELYVYTTCVFLGISMLMPLNALASAPAYMLDYYKYATRNPNAKPNIPIFWNNILTFYNVASVVTQALVGPTVLTPWARKLSLTFRFLMALTLMMVEVFVILVIPAGGVSQVGAIVAFFVVTVLAGIGKSYLEATCYALVGTMPPKFMTAVMFGCGFSGVIASVLQCIIKASMKDTYESVLHQAYLYFSLALGFMALALGMALSLRFNSYAQEKVGEFRAIKKAKDAAAGLNLEESSEAIQPILDDTPSSSSRHQPFKGDMAANTEVYGHIIEEGSERARLKAEGADDSDEPSECDNVQAVAHQVGDTPSESNADDRNLTTSEQLLRTRAWPVAKCIWPLMIACFFNFFVSLLILPSLIIPVDRTDKWFATIAILLYNCGDATGRWFSSVKFLWPTRKVLLLCIACRFVFIPLTFLCIFRYIPGHAAPYVFFALLGLTNGFFGAMSMVLGPIDTRLHTEGQRVMAGQLMGVSLLAGASVSAMLALAMVPFLP, via the coding sequence atGATCTGCAATTTCTCCTCCATGGCGGAGCTGTACGTGTACACcacgtgtgtgtttcttGGAATCTCGATGCTCATGCCGCTGAATGCCCTCGCCTCGGCGCCAGCGTACATGCTCGACTACTACAAGTACGCGACCCGCAACCCGAACGCAAAACCTAACATCCCTATTTTCTGGAACAACATCCTCACCTTCTACAACGTGGCGTCGGTGGTGacgcaggcgctggtgggCCCAACAGTGCTGACCCCGTGGGCACGTAAGCTCTCCCTTACCTTTCGCTTCCTCATGGCCCTGACGCTCATGATGGTAGAGGTGTTCGTGATTCTGGTCATACCGGCAGGAGGTGTATCGCAGGTTGGCGCCATTGTCGCCTTCTTCGTCGTGACCGTATTGGCCGGCATAGGCAAATCCTACCTGGAGGCGACATGCTACGCGCTGGTGGGCACGATGCCGCCGAAGTTTATGACCGCCGTCATGTTCGGCTGCGGCTTCTCCGGTGTGATCGcctcggtgctgcagtgcatcATCAAGGCATCCATGAAGGACACATACGAGTCGGTGCTCCACCAGGCGTACCTCTACTTCAGCCTCGCCCTCGGCTTCATGGCTCTTGCactcggcatggcgctctcGCTGCGCTTCAACTCCTACGCGCAGGAGAAGGTCGGTGAGTTCCGTGCCATCAAGAAGGCCAAGgacgccgcggcaggccTGAACTtggaggagagcagcgaggCCATCCAGCCGATTCTGGACGACACCcccagtagcagcagcaggcatcAACCCTTCAAGGGCGATATGGCGGCGAACACTGAGGTCTACGGTCATATTATCGAGGAAGGCTCTGAGAGGGCGCGCCTCAAGGCTGAGGGCGCGGATGACTCTGACGAGCCGAGCGAGTGCGACAATGTGCAGGCGGTGGCTCACCAGGTCGGCGACACCCCCAGCGAGAGTAACGCTGACGACCGCAACCTAACCACctcggagcagctgctgcgcacgcgcgcctgGCCCGTGGCGAAGTGCATTTGGCCTCTCATGATTGCCTGCTTCTTCAACTTCTTTGTTTCGCTGCTCATTCTGCCGTCCCTCATTATCCCGGTCGACCGCACAGACAAGTGGTTCGCGACCATTGCGATTCTGTTGTACAACTGCGGTGATGCGACCGGCCGCTGGTTCTCTTCAGTGAAGTTCCTGTGGCCCACACGCAaggtgctcctcctctgcatTGCATGCCGCTTTGTCTTCATTCCACTGACGTTCCTTTGCATCTTCCGGTACATTCCAGGCCACGCGGCCCCGTACGTCTTCTTCGCGCTGCTTGGCCTCACGAACGGCTTCTTCGGTGCAATGTCGATGGTGCTGGGCCCGATCGACACGCGTCTGCACACGGAGGGCCAGCGTGTGATGGCAGGCCAACTGATGGGCGTCTCGCTCCTCGCGGGTGCGTCCGTGTCTGCcatgctggcgctggcgatgGTGCCCTTCCTACCCTAA
- a CDS encoding putative 40S ribosomal protein S4: protein MAKKHLKRLYAPKDWMLSKLTGVFAPRPRPGPHKLRECLPLLVIIRNRLKYALNAREGEMILRQGLVHVDNHPRRDGKYPAGFMDVIEIPKTGDRFRLLYDVKGRFALVSVSEAEAQIKLMKVVNLYTATGRVPVAVTHDGHRIRYPDPHCSIGDTIVYNVNEKKCVDLIKNRQGKAVIVTGGANRGRIGEIVKVERHPGAFDIAHLKDASGAEFATRAANIFVIGKDLNNLQVTVPKQQGLRMNVIQEREERLIAAEARKTAPARGARKARK, encoded by the coding sequence ATGGCCAAGAAGCACCTCAAGCGCCTCTATGCGCCCAAGGACTGGATGCTGAGCAAGCTGACCGGCGTGTTTGCGCCGCGCCCGCGCCCGGGTCCGCACAAGCTGCGCGAgtgcctgccgctgctggtgatCATCCGCAACCGCCTGAAGTACGCACTGAACGCGCGCGAGGGCGAGATGATCCTACGCCAGGGTCTGGTGCACGTGGACAACCACCCGCGCCGCGACGGCAAGTACCCTGCCGGCTTCATGGACGTGATCGAGATCCCGAAGACGGGCGACCGTTTCCGCCTGCTGTACGACGTCAAGGGCCGCTTCGCGCTGGTGAGCGTGTctgaggcggaggcgcagatCAAGCTGATGAAGGTGGTGAACCTGTACACGGCCACCGGCCGCGTGCCGGTCGCCGTCACGCACGACGGCCACCGCATCCGCTATCCGGACCCGCACTGCTCCATTGGTGACACCATTGTGTACAACGTCAATGAGAAGAAGTGTGTGGACCTGATCAAGAACCGCCAGGGCAAGGCCGTGATCGTGACCGGCGGCGCCAACCGCGGCCGCATCGGCGAGATCGTGAAGGTGGAGCGCCACCCCGGCGCGTTCGACATTGCGCACCTGAAGGACGCGTCTGGCGCCGAGTTCGCCACCCGCGCCGCAAACATCTTCGTGATTGGCAAGGACCTGAATAACCTGCAGGTGACGGTGCCGAAGCAGCAGGGTCTGCGCATGAACGTGATCCAGGAGCGCGAGGAGCGCCTGATCGCGGCCGAGGCCCGCAAGACCGCGCCGGCTCGTGGTGCCCGCAAGGCCCGCAAGTAG
- a CDS encoding DNA/RNA non-specific endonuclease-like protein — protein MLDRSPPPHTHTLSALFHCCFPPALLSLSHIGLLFSLGAGGGCLDRRLHRSSLMEKRPTRPAVVPPSTSDPSRDCAAPESSLPSALFSLPSWCTRATQRLLHEHAYYAAAQLHVARAGPTAPPSLSTSASALETPSTPSRSAKHWLTCATAGVAGTCGVIVGVRLSPWLSRRATRLYSQREAKYRNPLRLLPSPAAVARPESWGWRSLWHPLAPPRGLEHQALTDARRPDYGHPAEWLAACIGYRWLPWRISQPTLLKLYSVRHSRQSSTDRDTDKEVRWGTRMINKGAHTLTKHSTAAAATKPTTTSLIPSVLLFIVRLARAPLQKWQPRPQHLVDVFVSATCQSTEKPPSTSAAAAPPLLCLPRQGFALLYDPVARLSVWCGYYVTRDTVDRARRQSRCLTFFTDRSLEKTVRRVPAEMKARGYDRGHLAPHASVAASAQAAIEAALLSNVQLQHHQINRGVWRWLEAATRAYVRQLPLALAPRAMARQQQPVRNKTATGAAGGETSSPSDAASFTQAGPTSSAPHCGSSVTPCCGRPPKSASSVPASSISCTPTRGQAAKRINPGGPRQGLLRDSELIARLLAAPGVGSGAAPHLRLHRGAVWGCAARTLRYCWAGQWRRWWRHCSGRALSRHCEREVAVNVGPLYYKQRNDVGQGDRQCCGTTALSTPATTAISPTAISLSRHCGSGSRKVHQRRRRGDRVSPPTWSSSPSPQSLFIPDAFFFSLWDVHTHEHVHLIVPNRPDAASIQAVTAAVAARRSRAAAGPTASRPLPSQRRRHNATPPSQLPSEEDLETTLRSLVVPTVKLERLFAESLVELRSRCRSASGMDVASRNTTSKVEHAASSVALRTSFSLFPVYRQRWLWRQGGSGSGSR, from the coding sequence ATGCTGGatcgctctccccctccccacacacacacactttctGCTCTATTTCACTGTTGTTTTcctcccgctctcctctctctctctcacatcGGCctgcttttttctctcggggcgggaggggggtgccTTGACAGACGTCTGCACAGAAGCTCATTGATGGAGAAGAGGCCCACTAGGCCAGCTGTCGTACCGCCGTCGACAAGTGACCCCTCACGTgactgcgcagcaccagagtcctcgctgccttcagcacttttttctctcccatCGTGGTGCACGCGGGCAACGCAGCGCCTGTTGCATGAGCACGCGTActacgccgctgcgcagctgcatgtCGCCCGCGCAGGGccgacagcaccaccgtcgctgtcTACCTCTGCCTCGGCGCTCGAGACCCCATCGACGCCGTCGCGCTCAGCTAAGCATTGGCTGACCTGTGCCACCGCAGGAGTTGCGGGCACCTGCGGCGTTATCGTCGGTGTGCGGTTAAGCCCTTGGCTTAGCCGCCGCGCAACTCGCTTGTACTCGCAACGCGAGGCCAAGTACCGCAAtccactgcggctgctgccttctcctgctgcagtcgCGCGGCCGGAGTCGTGGGGGTGGCGGAGTCTCTGGCACCCCTTAGCGCCACCGCGAGGCTTGGAACATCAGGCCTTGACCGACGCGCGGCGGCCCGACTACGGGCATCCCGCAGAGTGGTTGGCTGCCTGCATAGGCTACCGCTGGCTACCGTGGCGCATCTCGCAGCccacgctgctgaagctctACTCTGTGCGCCATTCAcggcagagcagcaccgaTCGCGACACTGACAAGGAAGTTCGGTGGGGCACGCGTATGATAAACaaaggcgcacacaccctGACAAAGcactccaccgccgcagcagcaaccaagcccaccaccacatccCTTATCCCCTCGGTACTCCTCTTTATCGTGCGCCTCGCACGTGCACCCTTGCAGAAGtggcaaccacgaccgcagCACTTGGTGGACGTCTTCGTCTCCGCTACTTGCCAGAGCACCGAGAAGCCGCCTTCTACcagtgcggcggctgcgccgccgctacTTTGCCTGCCGCGTCAAGGGTTCGCACTGCTATACGACCCCGTCGCCCGCCTTTCTGTGTGGTGCGGGTACTACGTCACCCGTGACACGGTCGACCGTGCACGGCGACAGAGTCGCTGCCTCACCTTCTTCACAGACCGTTCACTGGAGAAGACAGTGCGACGGGTGCCGGCAGAGATGAAGGCACGCGGGTACGATCGAGGTCATCTGGCCCCGCATGCGTCCGTTGCCGCGAGTGCGCAGGCAGCCATCGAGGCAGCTCTACTGTCGAATGTGCAACTGCAACATCACCAGATCAACCGTGGCGTGTGGCGCTGGCTGGAAGCGGCGACGAGAGCGTACGTACGACAGCTGCCGCTTGCCCTTGCCCCGCGCGCCATGgccaggcagcagcagcctgtGCGAAATAAAACGGCAACGGGCGCCGCAGGTGGAGAGACGTCGTCCCCTTCAGACGCCGCAAGCTTCACGCAGGCGGGTCCAACATCTTCAGCTCCGCACTGCGGCTCTAGTGTAACACCGTGCTGTGGACGTCCGCCGAAATCGGCGTCATCTGTCCCCGCGTCGTCGATTTCCTGTACCCCTACTCGTGGCCAAGCAGCGAAACGAATCAATCCTGGAGGCCCACGCCAAGGCCTACTGCGGGACAGTGAGCTCATCGCCCGCTTGCTCGCCGCTCCCGGCGTtggaagcggcgctgccccGCACTTGAGACTCCACAGAGGTGCCGTGTGGGGATGTGCGGCACGGACGCTTCGCTATTGCTGGGCtgggcagtggcggcggtggtggcggcactgTAGTGGTCGTGCTTTGAGTCGCCACTGTGAGCGCGAGGTCGCTGTCAACGTAGGGCCGCTTTACTACAAACAGAGAAACGATGTGGGACAAGGAGATCGGCAGTGTTGCGGCACCACGGCACTGAGCAcgcccgccaccactgcgatATCACCCACTGCCATCTCACTCTCTCGGCACTGCGGCTCCGGATCGAGAAAGGTTCatcagcggcgcaggcgtgGGGACAGAGTCTCGCCTCCAACATGGTcctcatcgccgtcgccgcagtCACTTTTCATCCCTGAtgcgttcttcttctctctatGGGACGTGCACACTCACGAACACGTGCACCTGATCGTGCCAAACCGCCCCGATGCAGCATCGATACAGGCGGTCACtgcggccgtggcggccaGGCGTTcgagggcagcggcggggcCCACTGCGTCGAGGCCGCTCCCATCACAACGTCGACGACACAACGCGACGCCCCCGTCACAACTGCCATCAGAGGAGGACTTGGAGACGACTCTTCGCTCCCTCGTCGTGCCCACAGTGAAACTGGAACGTCTTTTCGCCGAGTCACTCGTGGAGCTGCGCTCACGTTGCAGGTCGGCTAGCGGGATGGACGTGGCCAGTCGCAACACCACAAGCAAGGTTGAGCACGCCGCTTCgtcggtggcgctgcggacGAGCTTCAGCCTCTTTCCCGTCTATCGGCAGCGATggctgtggcggcagggCGGCAGTGGTAGTGGTAGTCGCTGA
- a CDS encoding putative XPA-interacting protein → MPVVILVVGMAGTGKTTLVHRMQHYAHANSIRSYFINLDPAVTHTPYNVNIDIRDSVQYGEVMKKYRLGPNGAIMTSLNLFATKIHQVVSLLEKKEMLDWVVVDTPGQIEVFTWSASGQLIAESFGAVFPTVLLFVADTVRCVSSPQTFVSTMLYSSGIMLKQQVPLVVVFNKTDVVSADSVVMWMRNNDALDEAVTNPRCNNQSRGSLSGEPGGDEAADWQGEGTRVGEAALCSKDVLLASQGGSYAGALAQSMSLFLHEFYEDLPYAAVSAASGAGMGELAASIERGKQQALEAKAAKAAQ, encoded by the coding sequence ATGCCGGTAGTAATCCTTGTGGTGGGCATGGCCGGCACCGGCAAGACAACGCTGGTGCATCGCATGCAGCACTACGCACATGCGAACAGCATCCGCTCGTATTTCATCAATCTCGACCCTGCCGTGACGCACACCCCATACAACGTGAACATCGACATCCGCGACAGTGTGCAATACGGGGAGGTCATGAAGAAATACCGGCTGGGCCCGAACGGTGCTATCATGACGTCGCTGAACCTCTTCGCCACAAAGATTCATCAGgtcgtgtcgctgctggagaagaaggagaTGCTGGACTGGGTCGTCGTGGACACGCCTGGCCAGATCGAGGTGTTCACGTGGTCCGCCTCAGGGCAGCTGATAGCGGAGTCATTTGGCGCTGTCTTCCCCACGgtgctcctcttcgtcgCTGACACGGTGCGTTGTGTGAGCAGCCCACAAACCTTTGTGTCGACAATGCTGTACTCCAGCGGCATCATGCTCAAGCAACAGGTGCCCCTCGTTGTAGTGTTCAACAAGACCGACGTGGTGTCCGCGGATTCCGTGGTTATGTGGATGCGGAACAACGATGCCCTTGACGAGGCCGTTACAAACCCCCGCTGCAATAACCAGAGCAGAGGCTCCCTCTCTGGAGAGCCCGGCGGTGACGAGGCTGCCGACTGGCAGGGCGAGGGCACGCGCGTCGGGGAAGCCGCGCTCTGCTCCAAGGACGTGCTACTCGCCAGCCAGGGGGGCAGCTACGCGGGGGCACTGGCGCAGTCCATGTCGCTGTTCTTGCATGAATTCTACGAGGACTTACCATACGCCGCAGTGTCGGCGGCCTCGGGTGCTGGCATGGGCGAGCTGGCTGCCTCGATTGAACGGGGAAAGCAACAGGCACTGGAGGCGAAGGCAGCGAAGGCTGCACAATAA